The following are encoded together in the Mammaliicoccus vitulinus genome:
- a CDS encoding RNA degradosome polyphosphate kinase, translated as MEAQAEQFYLDNPEYYNNRELSWLDFNYRVLEEAIDSNNPLLEQLKFLAIHSSNLDEFFMVRVAGLKDQVAMNFNEPENKAQMTPKEQLAGIEKKNRMNVELQYKRFNELKDLLKAYKICITQPERLPETLIEQLQNQFNTEILPTLSPLGIDAYRPFPKLNNKMLNLFVDIRLNDGEIKSAIVPVPTLLERIIKLEYDGIKYIVFLEDVISLFIEQLFNGFEVINTYTFRVTRNADLTIHEEGAEDLLIEIERFLKERKSGAAVRLEIDSRHIDTEVKSLFLMNELELTNKDIYRVNGPLDLTVLFSLVGQLEDLHPELLFKPYTPQLPSSLNNNNIYELSLERDIFFHHPYETFEPIVEFIKEASEDPNTLAIKQTLYRVSSDSPIIQALKNAAENGKQVTVLVELKARFDEENNVQWARMLEDAGCNVIYGMTFLKTHSKITLVIKKVNGKVTPFVHLGTGNYNDKTAKIYTDMGIITTNPKIGKDAINFFNYLSGYSLKPEYNELIVAPFEIRDFFVEHIEQEIKSHKEHGNGLIIAKMNSLTDKKVIKKLFEAAQCGVKIKLIIRGICCLKPGIKGVSENIEVISIVGRFLEHSRIYYFFHNGEEKMYLSSADMMTRNMIKRVEILFPILDPNLVKRLKEIINLQLNDGLKGRIQNSKGEYRYNDAGNKRMNSQEMLMDEAMLSAKEMRQSQITIGKPVRSKKNNFINKFKERLKR; from the coding sequence ATGGAAGCACAAGCGGAACAATTTTATTTAGACAATCCAGAGTATTACAACAACAGAGAGTTAAGTTGGCTAGACTTTAATTATCGTGTTCTTGAAGAAGCAATTGATTCTAACAATCCATTGCTAGAACAATTAAAATTTTTAGCTATTCACAGTTCTAATTTAGATGAATTTTTTATGGTTAGAGTAGCAGGTTTAAAAGACCAAGTAGCAATGAATTTTAATGAACCAGAGAACAAAGCACAAATGACTCCGAAAGAACAACTTGCCGGCATTGAAAAGAAAAATAGAATGAACGTCGAGCTTCAATATAAGAGATTTAATGAATTAAAAGATTTGTTAAAAGCTTATAAAATATGTATTACACAACCTGAAAGACTACCAGAAACTTTAATTGAGCAACTACAAAATCAATTTAATACAGAAATATTGCCAACGCTTTCTCCATTAGGAATTGATGCGTATAGACCATTTCCAAAATTAAATAATAAAATGCTGAATTTATTTGTTGATATTAGATTAAATGATGGAGAAATAAAATCTGCAATAGTACCCGTTCCAACATTATTAGAGAGAATTATTAAGTTAGAATATGATGGTATCAAATATATCGTATTTCTTGAAGACGTGATTTCATTATTTATTGAACAATTATTTAATGGGTTTGAAGTCATCAATACGTATACATTTAGAGTGACGAGAAATGCCGATTTAACAATTCATGAAGAGGGCGCAGAAGATTTATTAATAGAAATAGAACGATTTTTAAAAGAAAGAAAAAGTGGTGCAGCAGTAAGATTAGAAATAGATAGTAGACATATCGATACAGAAGTGAAAAGTTTATTTTTGATGAACGAGTTAGAATTAACTAATAAAGATATATACAGAGTAAATGGCCCATTAGATTTAACAGTTTTATTCTCATTAGTAGGGCAATTAGAAGACTTACACCCTGAATTATTGTTTAAACCGTATACACCACAATTACCTTCCTCTTTAAATAATAATAATATTTATGAATTATCTTTAGAAAGAGATATCTTTTTCCATCACCCATACGAAACTTTTGAGCCAATAGTAGAATTTATTAAAGAGGCTTCAGAAGATCCAAATACGCTTGCTATTAAGCAAACACTTTATCGCGTGAGCAGTGATTCACCTATTATCCAAGCACTCAAGAATGCAGCAGAGAATGGCAAGCAAGTTACAGTACTTGTTGAACTAAAAGCTAGATTTGATGAAGAAAACAATGTGCAATGGGCGAGAATGCTAGAAGATGCAGGTTGTAACGTCATATATGGTATGACTTTCCTCAAAACGCACAGTAAAATAACGCTCGTTATCAAAAAAGTAAATGGAAAAGTAACGCCATTTGTACATTTAGGTACTGGAAATTACAATGATAAAACAGCTAAGATTTACACGGATATGGGTATCATTACGACGAATCCTAAAATAGGAAAAGATGCGATTAATTTCTTTAACTATTTAAGCGGTTATTCCTTAAAACCTGAGTATAATGAGCTGATCGTTGCACCATTTGAAATACGAGACTTCTTCGTAGAACATATTGAACAAGAAATAAAATCGCATAAAGAGCATGGCAACGGACTTATTATAGCTAAGATGAACTCATTAACTGATAAAAAAGTTATTAAAAAATTATTCGAAGCTGCGCAATGTGGCGTAAAGATTAAACTCATTATACGGGGGATTTGTTGCTTAAAACCAGGTATTAAAGGTGTCAGTGAAAATATCGAAGTTATAAGTATAGTAGGAAGATTTTTAGAGCACTCTAGAATATATTACTTCTTCCATAACGGTGAAGAAAAAATGTATCTCTCTTCAGCAGATATGATGACGAGAAACATGATTAAACGTGTAGAAATATTATTTCCAATTCTTGATCCTAATTTAGTAAAACGTTTAAAAGAGATCATCAATTTACAATTAAACGATGGTTTAAAAGGACGCATTCAAAATTCTAAAGGTGAATATCGATACAATGATGCAGGAAATAAACGTATGAATTCACAAGAAATGTTGATGGACGAAGCAATGTTAAGTGCTAAAGAAATGAGACAATCACAAATTACCATTGGAAAACCAGTAAGAAGTAAAAAAAATAACTTCATAAACAAGTTTAAAGAACGATTAAAACGATGA
- a CDS encoding RluA family pseudouridine synthase, producing MQITIPSKYEGQTIEEMFKSLHLPKKELHLLRMSKEITINDQASALRDSLSEGDKLSIPVFNETSQYVPSYRLAEVKYEDEYLAIVVKPKGVKTHPNDLKEANTLMNHVIYTLDSDYAEPVHRLDQETVGLLLIAKHPIAKKILDHMLEDRKITRTYKAEVDSHLPLKPQTIDMPIGKDKFHPNKRRVSPTGQRAITHIIESHMIDERTAEVELKLDTGRTHQIRVHLTEIGHPVVGDPLYNNSKLRQLQLHSYKIEFEHPFKDELVSVTLDD from the coding sequence ATGCAAATTACAATACCATCAAAATATGAAGGCCAAACAATTGAAGAAATGTTCAAATCTTTACACCTTCCAAAAAAAGAACTACACCTTTTGAGAATGTCAAAAGAGATTACGATAAATGATCAAGCGAGCGCTTTAAGAGACTCGTTAAGTGAAGGTGATAAACTGAGCATACCCGTTTTTAATGAGACGAGTCAGTATGTTCCTAGTTATCGTTTAGCTGAAGTTAAGTATGAAGATGAATACTTAGCTATCGTCGTTAAACCTAAAGGTGTAAAGACTCACCCTAATGATTTAAAAGAAGCAAACACACTTATGAATCATGTCATTTATACTTTAGATTCAGATTATGCAGAACCAGTTCATAGATTAGACCAAGAAACAGTTGGTTTATTACTTATCGCAAAACACCCAATTGCTAAAAAGATACTGGATCACATGCTAGAAGACAGAAAAATTACAAGAACATATAAAGCAGAAGTCGATAGTCATTTACCGCTTAAACCACAAACGATAGATATGCCAATTGGTAAGGATAAATTCCATCCGAACAAAAGACGTGTCTCACCAACCGGTCAACGTGCGATTACACACATTATCGAAAGTCATATGATTGATGAACGCACAGCAGAAGTTGAGCTTAAATTAGATACTGGTAGAACCCATCAAATCCGTGTTCATTTAACAGAAATAGGACACCCTGTTGTTGGAGATCCTTTATATAACAACAGTAAACTTAGACAATTACAATTACACAGTTATAAAATTGAATTCGAACATCCATTTAAAGATGAACTCGTATCTGTTACGTTAGATGATTAA
- a CDS encoding bifunctional GNAT family N-acetyltransferase/carbon-nitrogen hydrolase family protein, whose amino-acid sequence MSKSIDNNEFNVSIHTRQMTFEDIDEVIELQSKCFPGMEPWERGHLESHLKMFPRGQMVVEFEGEIIGSCSSLIINFDEYDDRHTWDSITNNGYITNHNDHGHNLYGIEVMVHPEYRGMKVGARLYEARREIAYELNLKSIIIGGRIPNYHEYSDELTPREYVQGVIKHRIKDPVLTFQLMNDFTLMRINPNYLNDDVKSMKYATLMEWNNPDYIARSNVRFKTSEPVRICTVNYMMRKINSFDEFANQIEYFIDVAYDADSDFIVFPELLTTQLMSFDEQSNPAESIRKLTTYTSQYIEMFNQFAMKYNINIIGGSHFVEEGEDIYNISYLFRRDGSIEKQYKIHVTPNERKWWGVSPGNGVEVFDTDCGKIAIQICYDSEFPEMARIATEKGAKIIFTPFSTEDRQSYLRVKYCCMARAIENQIYTVTSGTCGNLPQTENMDIQYSASAIYSPSDYGFARDGIVGETGENLEMVAIGEIDLEVLRRGRENGTVRHLRDRRHDVYNVTHTQ is encoded by the coding sequence ATGTCAAAATCGATCGATAATAATGAATTTAATGTAAGTATTCATACGAGACAAATGACTTTTGAAGATATAGATGAAGTCATTGAACTGCAATCTAAATGCTTTCCAGGTATGGAACCTTGGGAAAGAGGACATTTAGAAAGTCACTTAAAAATGTTTCCAAGAGGTCAAATGGTCGTTGAATTTGAAGGCGAAATTATAGGATCATGCTCATCACTGATCATTAACTTTGATGAATATGATGATAGACATACGTGGGATAGTATTACGAACAACGGTTATATAACAAATCATAATGACCACGGTCACAATTTATATGGTATTGAAGTTATGGTTCACCCTGAATATAGAGGGATGAAAGTCGGCGCAAGATTATATGAAGCACGTCGTGAAATTGCATATGAATTGAACTTAAAAAGTATCATCATCGGAGGCAGAATTCCGAACTATCATGAATACAGTGATGAGTTAACTCCGAGAGAATATGTACAAGGTGTCATTAAACATAGAATCAAAGATCCAGTATTAACTTTCCAACTGATGAATGATTTTACGTTAATGCGTATTAACCCTAATTATTTAAATGATGATGTAAAAAGTATGAAATATGCCACTTTAATGGAATGGAATAACCCTGATTACATAGCTCGAAGTAATGTTCGTTTTAAAACGAGTGAACCTGTTAGAATATGTACTGTAAACTATATGATGCGTAAAATTAATTCTTTCGATGAATTTGCAAACCAAATTGAATATTTTATAGATGTTGCATATGATGCAGATAGCGATTTTATCGTGTTCCCTGAACTTTTAACGACACAACTCATGAGCTTTGATGAACAAAGTAATCCAGCAGAATCAATTAGAAAATTAACGACTTATACTTCTCAATATATTGAAATGTTTAATCAATTTGCGATGAAATACAATATTAATATTATTGGTGGCTCACATTTCGTAGAAGAAGGCGAAGATATTTATAATATTTCTTATTTATTCCGTCGAGATGGCTCTATAGAAAAGCAATACAAAATACATGTAACACCAAATGAAAGAAAGTGGTGGGGCGTATCACCAGGTAATGGTGTAGAAGTGTTCGATACTGATTGCGGCAAAATAGCAATTCAAATTTGTTATGATAGTGAGTTCCCTGAAATGGCTAGAATAGCAACTGAAAAAGGTGCGAAAATTATATTTACACCGTTCTCAACTGAAGATAGACAAAGTTATTTACGTGTTAAATATTGCTGTATGGCAAGAGCGATCGAGAATCAAATTTATACTGTTACATCAGGAACTTGTGGTAATTTACCTCAAACTGAAAATATGGATATCCAATACAGTGCTTCAGCTATTTATTCACCATCAGATTACGGATTTGCACGTGACGGTATCGTCGGAGAAACAGGCGAAAATCTAGAAATGGTAGCTATAGGCGAGATAGATTTAGAAGTATTAAGAAGAGGTAGAGAAAATGGAACAGTTAGACATCTTAGAGATAGAAGACATGATGTCTATAATGTAACGCATACTCAATAA
- a CDS encoding GAF domain-containing sensor histidine kinase: MEKPTRTSLLKEIAEFLNEETEMYSMMHGALKKLVNGSNFHTGWIFFIDEDGKHELVAEEALPPALTHNNCQYMTEGTCWCVTAYQNKKLTKASNIITCSRIVKSTKEHHDKTDGITHHATVPLRSGNEQFGLLNIATPHTKRYSEEDLELLESVAFQIGSAIKRIILTDQEKEAARINERNRLARDLHDSVNQMLFSLKITAHAAKGLNDQQAAKEAFQTIEDTSQSAVNEMRALIWQLKPIGLEQGLIAAIKQYSQFIHIEPEFEVEGLIDLPNTIEENVYRIIQESLNNINKHSGQNRAKIYLEQNKNEFKSRIIDEGKGFESNKLENSLSHGLKNMKQRVQVMKGHIVINSELNKGTEISISIPL; the protein is encoded by the coding sequence ATGGAAAAACCAACACGTACAAGCCTCTTAAAAGAAATAGCAGAATTTTTGAATGAAGAGACAGAGATGTACAGCATGATGCATGGTGCCTTAAAAAAATTAGTAAATGGCAGTAATTTTCACACTGGTTGGATCTTTTTTATAGATGAAGATGGCAAACATGAGTTAGTTGCAGAAGAAGCCTTACCACCAGCATTAACGCACAATAACTGCCAATATATGACTGAGGGTACGTGTTGGTGTGTTACTGCATATCAAAATAAAAAATTAACTAAAGCATCGAATATTATTACGTGCTCGAGAATTGTAAAATCTACTAAAGAGCATCACGATAAAACGGATGGTATAACACATCATGCAACTGTACCACTTAGGTCAGGTAATGAACAATTCGGATTGTTGAATATTGCCACACCTCATACGAAACGATACTCTGAAGAAGATTTAGAATTACTAGAATCAGTAGCGTTTCAAATTGGGTCAGCCATTAAGCGTATCATTTTAACGGATCAAGAGAAGGAAGCGGCACGTATTAACGAAAGAAATAGGCTTGCTAGAGACTTGCACGATTCTGTTAATCAGATGTTATTCTCTTTAAAAATTACTGCTCATGCTGCTAAAGGATTAAACGATCAACAAGCAGCTAAAGAAGCTTTTCAAACTATAGAAGATACGAGTCAAAGTGCTGTAAATGAAATGAGAGCCCTTATCTGGCAATTAAAGCCAATTGGTTTAGAACAAGGTTTGATAGCCGCCATAAAGCAATATAGTCAATTTATCCATATTGAGCCAGAATTTGAAGTAGAAGGTTTAATAGACTTACCTAATACGATAGAAGAGAATGTGTATCGCATTATTCAAGAATCTTTAAATAATATTAATAAACATTCTGGGCAAAATCGTGCGAAAATTTATTTAGAGCAAAATAAAAATGAATTTAAGTCGCGCATTATAGATGAAGGAAAAGGATTCGAAAGCAATAAATTAGAAAATAGTTTATCACATGGATTAAAAAATATGAAACAACGTGTTCAAGTTATGAAAGGGCATATCGTCATTAACTCTGAATTGAATAAAGGAACGGAAATTAGTATATCCATTCCACTATAA
- a CDS encoding response regulator, which produces MSYKIILVDDHHIVRQGLRFLLDTVPDYDILADFSSGALLLDYLENHETPEIVLLDLVMPEMNGIEITEIVKKKYPNIKILVLTSFYDEEHVISALDKGADGYEIKDVEPEALIQTIRSVLKGEKSIHPKVQSIITESSQKPHRENKLSKRELEVLAEMVKGKTNKEIADTLFVSEKTIKTHVSHILNKLKVSDRTQAAVYAMEHQLIN; this is translated from the coding sequence ATGAGTTATAAAATAATCTTGGTAGATGATCATCATATTGTGAGACAAGGCTTAAGATTTCTATTAGATACTGTTCCGGATTATGATATTCTTGCTGATTTTTCTAGTGGCGCTTTATTACTAGATTACTTGGAAAATCATGAAACGCCGGAAATTGTACTATTAGATCTAGTGATGCCTGAAATGAATGGTATAGAAATAACTGAAATAGTGAAGAAGAAATATCCGAATATCAAAATATTAGTATTAACAAGCTTTTATGATGAAGAACATGTTATTTCTGCACTTGATAAAGGGGCTGACGGCTATGAAATAAAAGACGTAGAACCTGAAGCGCTGATTCAAACAATTAGATCGGTATTAAAAGGTGAAAAAAGCATTCATCCAAAAGTACAATCTATTATTACTGAAAGTTCACAAAAGCCACATCGAGAAAATAAATTATCTAAAAGAGAACTCGAAGTATTAGCAGAAATGGTTAAAGGTAAAACAAATAAAGAAATTGCAGATACACTTTTTGTTTCAGAAAAAACGATTAAAACACATGTTAGTCATATACTAAATAAATTAAAAGTTTCAGACAGAACTCAAGCTGCAGTATATGCTATGGAACATCAATTAATCAATTAA
- a CDS encoding dicarboxylate/amino acid:cation symporter, which yields MKVKKNLTLKIVIALVLGISIGSIFNMFAGADFVQNTNQYVFNVLGQIFLNLIFMLVVPVVFVSIVLGVVGVGDPKLLGGIGLKTVTFFLCTTAIAIIIAMLLALVFKPGVGQSDLLNSDDVKKYGAEQKAKSGDAAAPENQTFDQTLINLFPQNPMKSMVEQDMLPIITFAIFIGIGMIELGRKVEAVKKVFEQTNDILMYIVTMIMNYFAPIGTFGLVATAFTNAGFGAIKQLGMYFFVVLLALAVHFFVIYGGAVKVLAHKNPFWFFKMFFPAMTVGFSSSSSNATLPISLECTKEMGVRKEISSFVQPLGATINMDGTAIMQGVATIFIAQVSGVDLSVMQMATVVVIAVIASIGTAGVPGVGLVMLAMVLTSVGLDPAAIGIILGIDRLLDMTRTSVNITGDAACALILSEREKSKFVKES from the coding sequence ATGAAGGTCAAAAAGAATTTAACTTTAAAAATTGTAATAGCCTTAGTACTAGGTATATCGATTGGTTCAATATTTAATATGTTCGCAGGAGCGGACTTTGTACAAAACACAAATCAATATGTATTTAATGTGCTCGGTCAAATATTTCTAAATTTAATCTTTATGCTTGTAGTACCAGTAGTGTTTGTATCTATTGTACTTGGTGTAGTAGGTGTAGGTGATCCTAAACTACTTGGTGGCATAGGATTGAAAACAGTAACATTCTTTTTATGTACAACAGCAATCGCTATTATAATAGCAATGCTGTTAGCTTTAGTATTTAAACCAGGTGTAGGACAATCAGATTTATTAAATAGTGATGATGTTAAAAAATATGGTGCTGAACAAAAAGCCAAATCCGGTGATGCAGCTGCGCCAGAGAATCAAACATTTGACCAAACATTAATTAACTTGTTCCCACAAAATCCAATGAAATCTATGGTTGAACAAGATATGTTACCAATTATTACATTTGCAATCTTTATTGGTATCGGTATGATAGAGCTTGGTCGAAAAGTAGAAGCGGTAAAAAAAGTTTTCGAGCAGACAAACGATATACTGATGTATATCGTTACAATGATTATGAACTACTTTGCGCCAATTGGAACATTTGGACTTGTCGCGACAGCATTTACTAACGCTGGTTTTGGTGCGATTAAACAACTAGGAATGTATTTCTTTGTTGTACTACTAGCATTAGCTGTACATTTCTTTGTTATATATGGTGGGGCAGTTAAAGTACTAGCTCATAAAAATCCATTCTGGTTCTTTAAAATGTTCTTCCCAGCTATGACAGTTGGATTTAGTTCATCTAGTTCTAACGCAACGTTACCAATTTCATTAGAATGTACGAAAGAAATGGGTGTGAGAAAGGAAATTAGTTCCTTCGTTCAACCTTTAGGTGCAACTATAAACATGGATGGTACAGCTATTATGCAAGGTGTAGCTACCATATTCATTGCACAAGTTTCAGGAGTGGATTTATCAGTGATGCAAATGGCTACTGTTGTCGTAATTGCGGTTATAGCCTCAATTGGTACAGCAGGTGTACCAGGTGTTGGCCTTGTTATGTTAGCAATGGTACTGACATCGGTTGGTTTAGACCCCGCAGCAATCGGTATTATATTAGGTATTGATAGACTACTTGATATGACGAGAACATCTGTAAATATTACAGGCGATGCTGCATGTGCGTTAATTTTATCTGAAAGAGAAAAATCAAAGTTCGTAAAAGAATCATAA
- the xdrA gene encoding XRE family transcriptional regulator XdrA, whose translation MDKQTFTTIIQTKFKMVRIEAGYTQDTMANTVGLSKKTLVQIEKERVLPNWTTCVSICALFRDSDVLNTTFGCDPLEVIQIISRHHCAYPNHDNTSDIYWVTLDSKSGHILQSNKKSDLYRVLNEERQPIFGTAKKREAETYFLRKTQSLFV comes from the coding sequence ATGGATAAACAGACATTTACAACGATAATCCAAACAAAATTTAAAATGGTTCGTATTGAGGCAGGTTATACTCAAGATACAATGGCGAATACAGTAGGATTATCTAAGAAAACTTTAGTACAAATTGAAAAAGAGAGAGTATTACCTAACTGGACAACATGTGTGTCTATATGTGCATTATTTAGAGATTCAGATGTATTAAACACTACTTTTGGTTGTGATCCATTAGAAGTTATTCAAATTATATCTCGCCATCATTGTGCTTATCCAAATCATGACAACACTAGTGATATTTATTGGGTAACACTTGATTCTAAATCAGGACATATTTTACAATCTAACAAAAAATCAGATTTGTATAGAGTATTAAATGAAGAACGTCAACCTATCTTCGGTACTGCTAAAAAACGTGAAGCAGAAACATATTTCTTACGTAAAACACAATCATTATTTGTATAA
- a CDS encoding DUF445 domain-containing protein — translation MSTILTIISMMVIGAIIGGFTNFIAIKMLFHPYHEIRLFGYKLPFTPGLIPKRRNELSEKVGEMVTKHLLTPEVFKEKLVNPSTKHVLEDTIKIQFNTLKEQKYTIQDFVDRIDYPLEEKINETLEATIQQKVDKYYETHKNDELQNLIPEEIFEQLSRQVDRVTPEILNKIDQYLSSEKGEQDIYLMVEEFFEQKGKMVGMIQMFMTTEDIVYKVKNELRNVIKQEKIETMINLQVQMQYEKWMSKPLKDVLTIERKDKTKLLIAEELTESININKYLNTPLYELVPKLFSYMEGEGTERFIEYMVRKVGDNISLILERMKLAELIKNQIDKFELSYLEKLVIEISNKELKLITLLGFVLGGIIGLFQGIIAIFV, via the coding sequence ATGTCAACAATTTTAACAATTATAAGTATGATGGTTATTGGAGCGATAATTGGTGGCTTTACGAACTTTATTGCCATTAAAATGTTATTCCATCCATACCATGAAATAAGACTGTTTGGTTATAAATTACCATTCACGCCAGGGTTAATACCTAAAAGAAGAAATGAACTATCGGAAAAAGTAGGAGAAATGGTTACAAAACACCTCTTAACACCAGAAGTGTTTAAAGAAAAACTTGTTAATCCTAGTACAAAACATGTACTTGAAGATACAATCAAAATCCAATTCAATACTTTGAAAGAGCAAAAGTATACGATTCAAGATTTTGTTGATCGAATTGATTATCCATTAGAAGAAAAAATAAATGAAACGCTTGAGGCGACGATTCAACAGAAAGTTGATAAATATTACGAAACACATAAAAATGATGAGCTACAAAATCTAATTCCAGAAGAAATATTTGAGCAATTGAGTCGCCAAGTTGATCGCGTAACGCCTGAAATATTAAATAAAATTGATCAATATTTATCATCAGAAAAAGGCGAACAAGACATTTATTTAATGGTAGAAGAATTTTTCGAACAAAAAGGTAAAATGGTTGGCATGATTCAAATGTTTATGACAACTGAAGATATCGTTTATAAAGTTAAAAATGAGTTAAGAAATGTTATTAAACAAGAAAAAATTGAAACCATGATAAATTTACAAGTTCAGATGCAATATGAAAAATGGATGTCTAAGCCATTAAAAGATGTTCTTACAATAGAAAGAAAAGACAAAACGAAATTATTAATAGCTGAAGAATTAACAGAATCTATTAATATTAATAAATATTTAAACACGCCGCTTTATGAATTAGTACCGAAATTATTCAGTTATATGGAAGGTGAAGGTACTGAAAGATTTATTGAGTATATGGTACGAAAAGTAGGAGATAACATCAGCTTAATTTTAGAACGTATGAAGTTGGCTGAATTAATTAAAAATCAAATAGATAAATTCGAGTTATCTTACTTAGAAAAATTAGTCATAGAGATATCTAATAAAGAGTTGAAATTAATTACATTACTAGGATTTGTATTAGGTGGGATAATAGGATTATTCCAAGGAATAATCGCTATTTTTGTATAA
- a CDS encoding YlbF family regulator, protein MAEVNIYDKANELEQTLRESEEYNKIKEQYEKVNANPETKQLFDEFREVQLELQTKQMQGEEISELDIARAQKSAQEIEQNDTIAELMQAEQAMSQLIQDLNRVIMRPLEDIYGSLEENQEG, encoded by the coding sequence ATGGCAGAAGTAAACATTTACGACAAAGCGAATGAACTAGAACAAACTTTACGTGAAAGTGAAGAATATAACAAAATTAAAGAACAATACGAAAAAGTTAATGCTAATCCAGAAACTAAACAGTTATTCGATGAATTCCGTGAAGTTCAATTAGAATTACAAACTAAACAAATGCAAGGCGAAGAAATTTCAGAATTAGATATCGCTAGAGCTCAAAAATCTGCTCAAGAAATTGAACAAAATGATACAATCGCTGAATTAATGCAAGCTGAACAAGCTATGAGTCAATTAATTCAAGATTTAAACCGCGTTATCATGAGACCATTAGAAGATATCTATGGTAGCCTTGAAGAAAATCAAGAAGGTTAA